The Triticum aestivum cultivar Chinese Spring chromosome 4B, IWGSC CS RefSeq v2.1, whole genome shotgun sequence sequence CTCTGGAAATAAAAAAGTCAATCGGAGACATGTAAGCTTTGTGGTTCAAAAGTTATTCTTGCTTAATTAGAACAATAACGCCAACTCCCTTTAAACAATCAACCTTATCCTGAAATTACTTGATGCTAAAAAATAGTAATATAATCTAGCATGCTGAGGTACTGCACTACTGTGCATGAGAGAAAATTGAGTGTACATTAATGTCATGTTTCATACTctctccattccacaatgtagtgcgcccgcgcttcccgagattcaagtttgaccgtaaatttaaccaacgagaccgattgcggcgggagcaaaaattataccactgaATTCGTATTTTTAATATAATTCAGTCGTATAATTTTTgttcccgccgcagtcggtctcgttggctAAATTTACGGTCGAattcaatggtataatttttgctcccgccgcagtcagtctcgttggttaaatttacggtcaaacttGAATCTCGAGAAGCGTGGgcacactacattgtggaatggagagAGTACCGCTTAACAGTAACTAGGATGCACGATGAAAAAACATATTATGACAGGATATTACAACATAAAGAGAAAAGCCCGATTTTATAACTTATGTTGTTTTGCTCGATCAGATAATTGTAGTACATAAATATCAAAGAGATGGATCACTTACATGCAGTTCAAGACGATTCAAAACTGGGCTTAATTCCAAAAGACAAGCCAAACGAAGAATGCCACTTGTATACTTATCATTTGCAAGTACATCGACGGTCAATATAAGATGCTTCAGGTTGACAAACTTACTAGGGCATTTTGCACATCCAGGCACCTGCATGACATGAACGCACACAACCATGGCAAAATGAAACATGGGATGGTCAGAAAACGAACAACAATTAATTACCATGGATCGACACTAAAAAGGACAAGGCGCATTTTTAGAAGTTGAAAGTACAGCAGTATAACTAACATGCAAGATATTATTTTTTGTTAACATACATATAAAACAAAAGGATCACCTTGGAATCAATTGCAGGGCACATTCGCCATACCATGATCCGCGAAGGCGTAGTCAAAAAGGTCACTCCTCCATGTTGGCAACTTGATAGTCACCTCCTGTATCTCTAGACATCCATCAATGATAAATGACACTGGGTGGGTCTCCAAGCTACCAAATATGAAGGTATTAAGGTTGGGAGCTTGCACCTCAAGCTTCTGCACATTGAAGCAGTAGTGCACACACAGGTATCGCAACTGGTGCAACGGTTGGGAAGTAGTCAAGCTGTGGAGGGTGCAACGCACGATGCTAAGCCACTCAAGCATGGAGCACGCTGGCAACAACATGCACTGGATATCTCCAGACACCGAGTCGAGCATGAGCTTTCTAAGGTTTGTGAAGCTAGAAAAACCAGGTACTGGGTTTAGGTAGGCAGACATGAGGCACAAAGATCTGACAGCAGGAGCGCCATTGATGAAAAGGTGTATTGGGAAGTTGAACGAATTGTCGTGTTTGCCCCATGACCCTGGTTTGAAATCGAAGACAATGTGCTTCACTCTTGATGTTGCACAAAAGGCGACCCATCTGTCAACATGGGTCTGCACATTTGTATTGATGAGCTTGAACTCGAGCACGAATTTGTCCCTAGCAATGGTGGGATCGAGTTGGCACAATACGCACTCAACATTCCTGATGAAAGCTTCTCGATCTTGTTCCTCTCGGCTCATGGGCATGGGGCAGCACATTGTCTCCCTAGTGAAGACCAGGTCTCTGATACATGATCTCCAGAGATGTCTCCACTGGCTCGACAGTACGCTCATGCGCGCAGCCTCTTTGAAGCTTAACAATGACACAATGTCACTTAAAGTATCCTGCATGAGACAAGAATACAATTTGATCATATGTTTCTTTTTAATGTCTAGTCGTAACAAATGTATCATGGAACTATATTCCAATTGGTTGGAATTATTAATATTCAGAATAcctaaatatgaaattatatatgctttACATGGAATTGCTATGATTCATGGACTTTATGCTTACTGGAATGTACTTAATGAAATTGTATACTTAAGGAAGTTAATTAATAATGGAGCACACCATATATGTCAACTGGTGAGAAGACTTCCTAGGCACATTGATAATTGGATAATTGGAGGGACCTAGAGCATACGATTAAATTAAAAAACTATGTCAATCTACATGTTAGAAAACAAAACTCATCATGTCGCATTGCTCAAGATGCCTGCTCCCACTCGGATTAAAACCGAGATGCTTGAGCACTGCTTGCTAAGAGCAGCATGTCTACCAATTTCAAAGAACTTCACAAATACTATTTGTCAATTATGTCGTGATAGACAGTGTAGTCTAGATTCTATCTTTTCAAGTTAAGTAAATCATCGCCCTACGATCCCAAAAAATTGAGAATCAATTAATTCCTTTTAGAGAGCGATTCATCCTCTCAACTTACAATTAATGGGATCTACATGCCTCACCCTAAGACTCAAATATGCAATTTGTGAGCGGCACCACAAATAAGTGTGTAGTTGATAGACAACACTCATTATTTCCAACATAAGTGAGCCATCGAAAATGGCTGAAAATAAGTGAATCAGTCGACCAGTAGTAATATGGATCAACATGTATGCATGTTCACTCGCCGGAGGCAGATGGGTATCCTTTATCTTTATATGTGTCTAAGGTGAGGGTGGTGAGGAGTTAATTGAAACTTCGATTGTTAATTGCCCCCTTCGCGTTGTTATCTCTTCAGTTACCTGATAATTAAAAAAAACTGGCCTTACGATATTCCAATTTGACTAATTTGCCCTCGTGCAATTCCCTAAGACTCCAAACACGCAGAGACAGAGAGGAGGGGGCAATCAGCAAGAATCGCCAGAGCCGCTGCGCCCCACCGTCCGTTGCCCGTgctgctccggcgcgtccccgCCCCCAAACCCCTCATCCACCGCCCTCCATTACTGCCCCAAGGGAAGGCAAGCTCCTCCCCTTCCGTTTTCTGTGGATTttgacatggagatttgggagAGAGGAGTTGGATCGGCAAAGGGGTTTGATTGTTATATACTAACAGATTTGTTAAAAATTCAAAAGGGGTAGGCGAGCGAACTGGGGAATTAAAATCAATTCTTCCAATTACAAGAATATAGCAAGATGAAGAGCAGTGTAGTGTGTACTCACAAGAGGCAGATGGTGAAGCTGCAGAACACCCTTGTGCCCCCTCCTCGTCCTCTTGTGAGGATTGGATGATGATATTGCTATGCCCCCACAATGTGCGGCGCCGGCGGCTGATTTCATTATGTTCCACCGGGGGCTCTGGCGGcgaggcggaggtggcggcggaggcggaggcgggcggATGGCTAGGGTTTctattctttttgtttttgttcgGTGATGAAAGGGCTAGGGATTATatgacagattttgtttttttaGGGGTGATTATATGACAGCTGGAGGCAGCCTGTAAAGAAAGAAGCAGGCCCAGGCCCAGATTCGTCCGAAGTGCCGCATCTTCAGCGCCGTGCGCCAGCTTCCGTGGAGAAGCTGCACCAACCGCTGCCCACGAGGGGGCGACGGTGGGGATGATGGCTGCGAATGGTGAGATGGCCTACGATGGTGAGATGGCCGACGGGACGAGCTGCGGCACGCGGGAGAAGAGGGAGGCGGAGCGCGCTGGTGGCGAATCGGGAGGGGGAGATTGCATGGACACCGCGTCTCCTGCAGATTTATGCGTCCCTCTCCTTGCGAGCGTATCGTAGCTGCCGTGGTGATGGAGTGGTGATGGAGTGCACCTCATGTATCGCCCAAGATACAATTTTATCCGATGAACTCATGACGAGGCAGAACCGTATTTCGAACGCAAGTAAggggatatcattacaacatactcATCCGTAAAGAAAAGAGATCCAAACGCTCTTATACGCTCTTATATGCGTTTAGGAGatacgctcttatatttttttacgaaggaagtaccatttagtgaaaagatgagaatttttatctttatctttacctaatattaaaggaagTACCATACGTCACCCTTTTATATCCATTGATTTTATGTTAATTATAAAGATTGACGGATGCGATTTAAAAATAAATTTACACACATGTAataaggaaaacaaaaaaaaacagacaTCGCGGAACAAAGTCTGCACGTTTGGCTAGatgaggaaaaaaaggaaaaatatacGCTGCACGTCACGCTTgatgaaaaacaaagaaaaacaatctTTTAGTATATTGGATCCACTTCCTAGCCCCGATTACATGTCCCAAAACCGCCCCCACCTCAACCCCTGGCTCCTTTTTTATTGTGAAGATACACCTATGACTCTTGTTGCGGCACGAGATGAAAAAAAATCCCGATCTTTTCCTCTTGCAGTCGCCGTCCCCTCTGCCCTCCCTCCGACACCTGCGTGCAGGCACTAGCGCTCACGCGCTGCGGCCCTTCTCCATGCTGTGAGCTTCGAGGAGGTCGGGACTGAAGTTggattcctcctcctcctccttccctagACATGGCTAGGTGGGATCCTGCCGGACATCATgtcatcatcgtcctcctcctcttctctccaGTACACTGCCACAAGGATCCTCCTCCCATGGCTCGGGAACTCGGGTTCTACTGGACATGGCCGAGGTCCTCCCCGGCGCCAGTGAGGTGGCCATAGTCGGGTGAGGTTTGCGCTAGATGCATTGTTGTCATGGTGGAGCGGTTGACAGTGAGCATGGACTCCGACCACGAAGGGGTTCCTCCCCGAGCACGACCAACAGCTGGAAGGTGGGCACGGTCTAGTCCCTCATGGGGCCGCCGTTTGGACCGGTCACCGGCGAACTGGAGAGAGGCGCCCAGTGGTCTTCTTTTCCTGTACCTACCGACAATGCTAAATCTCGGACAGGACCAGACCGACATGCACGGGGTAGTCGCGGTCAACGCATGGCCGCCGTGTGCAACATGCGTGCGTGTGCCCCTACGCGGGGTGGTCGGGTCGCCATGTGCAGCGCGTGCATGCGTGTGTGCCGCCGCTCGCCGTTACTGTCGTGCTTGTTCAGCGGGCGGACTACATCCTGTCAGACCCAACTCAAACTaggagaatgcccgtgcgttgccatgggCTTTTTAGTTGTTCGTTTTGATTGCATATATAAACATGTATTGTTGTATATAACTCGGTGAACTTTTAGTCCCTTCCACAACATCGTGTCAACACCCTTATTGATGGATTCTTTTTTAACATCGGCATAATACATCTCCATCACTCTCATACTCTACAAAAATAAACATATAAAAATACACTTTTTTGTGTTATCATGTGCAAAAAATATAAAAAGAAGAACAATTATTTGTATTCATCTCTTCCAATTGTATAAGACTCGATGAGTTTTCAGTCCATCCATCATAAAGCTTTTTCAATCGATATTTTGAAAGCATCATCTAAAGCCATCAATTTTTATCTATATTCTATAAaagtgaatatatatatatatatatatatatatatataggtgtgcTAAAGTGAGCCTGAGCGCAATACGCTTATTCTACGCTCCGGCCTAACAGCGTGCAACCAACCAGAAAACATGCGCGTGGTTAGTGCCTTGGCCTCCAATTTTTCTTCCACCTACTAGTAATCAGCCATGTTGGATATAGTAACTGAATTAATTCGGTTACTGGCTGCAGCAATGGTTCACCGCTCCGCCACAACTTTTTTATTATATGCGTCCTCCTGATTACATATAGTAATCATCCATGGAAAATGTAGTAAAATATTAATTTGGTTACCGTGTGCTTGTGATGGTTCATCATCTCACCACAGTTTTGCTTTATTACTTGTCTGCTCCAATCACACATGGTAATCAACCATGTAAAATATAGTAACATAATTTATTGGGTTACTGGTTGCATAAAAGCTATCATTTTATGTCAGAGAATTAAGGAGTGGTGTATGGCATCTCGTAATAGATCTAGTCCGTTACCATATGTGCCAGTTTCTTTTACCGTGCATGAGAGCGAAAGTAGTTTTACTACTGGTTACCATGCAAAACCATGTAAATCATTTGATATGCACGGGA is a genomic window containing:
- the LOC123093073 gene encoding F-box protein At5g03100 isoform X1, with the protein product MKSAAGAAHCGGIAISSSNPHKRTRRGHKGVLQLHHLPLDTLSDIVSLLSFKEAARMSVLSSQWRHLWRSCIRDLVFTRETMCCPMPMSREEQDREAFIRNVECVLCQLDPTIARDKFVLEFKLINTNVQTHVDRWVAFCATSRVKHIVFDFKPGSWGKHDNSFNFPIHLFINGAPAVRSLCLMSAYLNPVPGFSSFTNLRKLMLDSVSGDIQCMLLPACSMLEWLSIVRCTLHSLTTSQPLHQLRYLCVHYCFNVQKLEVQAPNLNTFIFGSLETHPVSFIIDGCLEIQEVTIKLPTWRSDLFDYAFADHGMANVPCN